A genomic stretch from Seriola aureovittata isolate HTS-2021-v1 ecotype China chromosome 13, ASM2101889v1, whole genome shotgun sequence includes:
- the mbip gene encoding MAP3K12-binding inhibitory protein 1 codes for MAETMKLSGHHTLLNESSEMSSYTDCICVLLKLLANFGKELKLDVAALRIEVNTDAVNPPSSAANVYSCLQEHITKLQTVSESLKTLVDADTERLSTKDNTSDDAVTSSSLIEQMAALSEHLPPSSEATEGKTAADDVMVQIRAGKSEIERRISAFMERKQMEINENNVREFCNVIDCNQENSCARTDAVFTPYPGFKSHVKVTRVVNTYGPQTRGGGGQGEGGEQQRGPMARHCGNAAIEERLHNIETHLKLPTAGPVPLSVYHRLKKLEDRILELEGLSPEYFQSTSHLHKRPKTSPAQGCSLTELDEKINAVKAALLKRVNEFGPGYGTECPL; via the exons ATGGCGGAGACAATGAAGCTGAGTGGACATCACACTCTTCTTAATGAGTCCAGTGAGATGTCCAGCTACACGGACTGCATTTGTGTGTTACTGAAGCTGCTAGCAAACTTCGGAAAAGAG cTCAAATTAGATGTTGCTGCTTTGAGAATAGAAGTCAACACTGATGCTGTGAATCCTCCATCTTCAGCGGCTAATGTTTACAGCTGTTTGCAGGAGCATATCACTAAATTACAG aCTGTTTCAGAAAGCTTAAAGACACTAGTGGATGCTGATACTGAACGATTATCTACAAAGGACAACACATCAGATGATGCGGTCACCTCATCTTCACTCATAGAGCAGATGGCTGCACTGTCTGAGCACCTTCCTCCAAGCTCAGAGGCTACAGAAGGCAAGACGGCGGCTGATGACGTCATGGTGCAGATAAGAGCCGGGAAATCAGAG ATTGAGCGAAGAATATCTGCATTTATGGAACGCAAGCAGATGGAGatcaatgaaaacaatgtgcGCGAGTTCTGCAACGTGATCGACTGCAATCAGG aAAACAGCTGTGCCAGAACAGATGCAGTATTCACTCCTTATCCAGGTTTTAAAAGTCATGTGAAAg TTACGCGGGTGGTAAACACTTACGGGCCCCAAACTCGGGGTGGGGGAGGCCAAGGAGAGGGCGGGGAGCAGCAGAGGGGGCCAATGGCAAGACACTGTGGAAATGCAGCCATAGAAGAACGACTTCACAACATCGAGACTCACCTGAAGCTCCCGACAG cGGGCCCGGTCCCATTGAGTGTCTACCACAGACTGAAGAAGCTGGAGGACCGTATCCTGGAATTGGAAGGACTCTCACCCGAGTATTTTCAGTCCACA agtcACCTGCACAAGCGACCAAAGACATCCCCTGCTCAG GGCTGCAGCCTGACAGAGCTGGATGAGAAGATCAATGCAGTGAAAGCAGCGCTGCTCAAGAGGGTGAATGAATTTGGGCCTGGATATGGAACAGAGTGCCCGCTGTAG